The following are encoded together in the Malaya genurostris strain Urasoe2022 chromosome 3, Malgen_1.1, whole genome shotgun sequence genome:
- the LOC131435834 gene encoding uncharacterized protein LOC131435834, giving the protein MKRVVLAVFVYIASVRWVSAENLLTNQELMNSYIFPRSVTVAVGESIHLKLLSPMNDDDHCLYREPGSTVDIDVHASSTFNMEMNNDYRYSYPRKVDANECGIKVLKISHEDAGFWRLTLVRGATVIRGISMVYVIDVPSVPDPGEQDSIVSLEEITPDRTDYCYVLRSTDSHNRNVPMYEQCSLVTDAMDPTGSGRWNVIAGVQGHMREMNFAINIEHKEEQVITSISRASDFEVLMCHLRYSKHMIKFCRFIRVADNLGLNMLEGVGWDRYRYNGNGFSAGDCGLEIEDPATIDRGLWKCVIGYGDDEVIKVTGAILDNNETESELKIIAAENVNALNGTEMTLQCNANKPLDYCWFKDPMGNSYSVSESSISDDDMYYWYSGISLKMGDCGIKIAPITMEMTGQWSCHVGSSNLFALEVSEFITVRIGLSQMIASASSMETTLETALALECSSIPKNTPLQYCRFMTPSGQAFSLDENVTSDRAILDKYYSNPNHDPKNGFCSLIVKSIGTSDLGEWNCAGKIAGHTTEHYATITVQTIPDSELAVASIVGMVLGGIAILVIATGLYIYNFRRRMQRQLAAFNQGIELQDRGFRTETQPGPRSSMSSDNSQETQRSDIQLHNP; this is encoded by the exons ATGAAGCGTGTAGTGCTCGCTGTCTTCGTCTACATCGCATCTG TGCGTTGGGTTTCTGCGGAGAATCTACTTACAAACCAGGAACTTATGAACAGCTACATTTTTCCGAGAAGTGTAACCGTGGCAGTTGGTGAAAGTATTCACCTGAAGCTTCTTTCCCCAATGAACGACGACGACCATTGTCTTTACCGGGAGCCAGGTTCAACAGTGGATATAGATGTTCACGCATCCTCTACATTTAACATGGAAATGAACAATGATTATAGATACTCGTACCCACGAAAAGTAGATGCTAACGAATGTGGAATAAAAGTTCTGAAAATCTCTCACGAAGATGCAGGTTTCTGGCGGCTAACGTTGGTACGGGGAGCTACCGTTATTCGAGGGATCTCGATGGTCTATGTGATCGATGTTCCGTCAGTGCCGGATCCTGGTGAACAAGATTCAATTGTCAGTCTAGAAGAAATAACTCCCGACAGGACTGATTACTGTTATGTGTTAAGAAGTACGGACTCTCACAACCGGAACGTGCCGATGTATGAGCAATGTTCATTGGTTACTGATGCAATGGATCCCACCGGAAGTGGGCGTTGGAATGTTATAGCAGGAGTGCAAGGCCATATGCGTGAGATGAATTTTGCAATCAACATAGAGCACAAAG AGGAACAAGTCATAACGTCTATCAGTCGAGCTTCCGATTTCGAGGTGCTGATGTGTCATCTGCGCTACTCTAAACATATGATTAAGTTTTGCCGATTCATTCGAGTGGCAGACAATTTAGGATTGAATATGTTGGAGGGAGTCGGATGGGATCGGTATCGCTACAATGGAAACGGATTCAGTGCCGGTGATTGTGGACTGGAAATCGAGGATCCGGCCACCATCGATAGAGGCCTGTGGAAGTGTGTAATTGGATATGGTGATGATGAAGTGATCAAGGTTACCGGTGCCATTTTGGATAACAATGAAACTGAATCTGAACTCAAAATTATTGCGGCAGAGAACGTGAATGCTTTGAATGGCACTGAAATGACACTGCAATGCAACGCCAACAAACCATTGGATTACTGTTGGTTCAAGGATCCAATGGGTAATTCATATTCGGTTTCCGAAAGTTCGATTTCAGATGACGACATGTACTACTGGTATAGTGGAATTTCTCTAAAAATGGGTGACTGCGGGATCAAAATAGCACCTATTACGATGGAAATGACTGGGCAGTGGAGTTGTCATGTCGGTAGCAGCAATCTTTTTGCTCTTGAGGTATCGGAGTTTATCACTGTAAGAATTGGTCTATCCCAAATGATTGCGTCAGCAAGCTCGATGGAAACTACCTTGGAAACTGCGTTAGCATTGGAGTGTTCGTCGATTCCAAAGAACACACCACTTCAGTATTGTAGGTTCATGACACCCAGTGGTCAAGCTTTCAGTTTAGACGAAAATGTGACATCCGATAGAGCAATCCTGGACAAATACTATTCCAATCCAAATCACGATCCAAAAAATGGTTTTTGTTCACTTATTGTCAAAAGCATAGGCACATCTGATTTGGGTGAATGGAATTGCGCAGGAAAAATTGCAGGTCATACTACGGAACACTACGCTACGATAACAGTTCAAACGATACCAGATTCGGAGCTTGCTGTCGCTTCCATCGTCGGAATGGTCCTGGGAGGAATTGCCATACTTGTGATAGCGACTGGATTATATATTTACAACTTCCGACGAAGAATGCAAAGACAGTTGGCTGCCTTTAATCAGGGAATAGAATTACAAGACCGAGGATTTCGAACGGAAACCCAACCTGGCCCACGTTCCAGTATGTCCAGTGACAACAGTCAGGAAACTCAACGAAGTGATATTCAACTACACAATCCGTAG
- the LOC131435833 gene encoding mediator of RNA polymerase II transcription subunit 24, whose amino-acid sequence MIMDNQKTTSKTTLLKLLLMRAWKERWSDCQWGINVKTVLTRGVSGDVYNLADCIIQQAVVGSGANTLFLSYLKHSLCAHLISHAAVLKRISKYEHFEMSHCLVALLEFLDSIIGGVTCRGKQEESLLTKAMVSLVYWIMQIYEHAIETFNENRSLTGEQQEVVEKMAHVLEKIVQSQFLLGVVYVGKFEDPEMFGPIEQKCTRIDNLTVASGFVPPMITQKNLTINDYIRKVACIECTALDMKEFDGKCTERISYCLQPLIAIDFILNPNLDTHTYVCKFRSIQRLKGYSLSRLYYELIRGCLICLNNVNGTARESFVCAFTFIKVPHIFRQLHFQSRLLDPNEFEDTKLDYSPEIVEAFELLLQDAPILDYVDAKCACNTIECLLNEMLKHNLVNEHYMKMIAAKRDMIAAGLQKLELNSNQHSIVKFVCRAEPPLVGILKSLNADYNKMQEAMLGVLCQVLSGNSFELILSVATMEGKLRTFVSGLIKCNENSKQVPGELGKPAMTRAALFDVTFLMLTFIVQHYGSDVVLMENSESFYEIWVRECMIEKNKSKSAMSMVKLCDQSKVDELIVSLNSPDGLKATALKWQDICANIPGLLYQVLLAWENETLSTGEIKKFLDSLKSRFCCFSICAASWLCSYMQIVRQDELLKPMNMVQQFLTAVNSEDMLQQENFKERLVLTVQIVRKMQQDFQRMPGSSSVKIRTLFQSPNLISQSPLEEQFEEVWKQVVERGWLPIDSTLVLDNLLQSCGPFWLVDKLVQQIYHCKYVRDMNKTMDIVFAIMHLDIERCTIALLSQLVPMMLLNKLQISEIVDPFSRVLAKLCVYCITATMEAPVSPTKKRTRTAMAGDGDELDALCPTPKMRKVGSESCDSSSSDFMLENALAARDGPSTLKEPLQGCLQALFKTFSQYIVSDELSPKIFFMFQFLSLMVEIGKDRIKPVLKLIPNGLIQNMQKINATDDMTVGFILRLYDLNTASGRTLAMSDLCLFRNIQMRKNSIKL is encoded by the exons GTTTTGACTCGAGGTGTAAGTGGAGATGTTTACAATCTAGCGGACTGTATAATACAACAGGCTGTAGTAGGATCCGGTGCGAACACG cTGTTTCTGTCATACCTCAAACATTCACTATGTGCTCATTTGATTTCCCACGCAGCTGTGTTGAAACGAATATCAAAATACGAACACTTTGAAATGTCCCATTGCTTAGTCGCTTTGTTAGAGTTTCTCGATTCCATCATCGGTGGTGTGACTTGCCGGGGGAAACAGGAGGAAAGTCTTTTGACCAAAGCGATGGTATCTCTGGTCTATTGGATAATGCAAATCTATGAACATGCAATTGAAACATTCAACGAAAATCGTTCGTTGACCGGCGAACAACAGGAAGTAGTAGAAAAAATGGCACACGTTCTGGAGAAGATCGTTCAAAGTCAATTCCTACTCGGTGTTGTTTATGTGGGAAAATTCGAAGATCCCGAGATGTTTGGACCTATTGAACAAAAATGTACGCGAATTGATAATTTAACCGTTGCGTCTGGATTTGTTCCGCCTATGATAACCCAGAAGAATCTAACCATAAACGATTACATCCGGAAGGTGGCGTGCATCGAATGTACTGCCTTGGACATGAAAGAATTTGACGGAAAATGTACAGAACGAATATCGTACTGTTTGCAGCCACTCATAGCGATTGATTTTATTCTCAATCCGAACCTCGATACTCACACTTACGTTTGTAAATTTAGGTCCATTCAAAGGCTGAAAGGTTATTCCTTGTCTAGACTGTACTATGAGCTGATTCGAGGATGCTTGATCTGCTTGAACAACGTAAACGGTACGGCCCGAGAATCGTTTGTTTGTGCTTTCACGTTCATCAAAGTGCCGCACATTTTCCGGCAACTTCATTTCCAATCTCGACTACTGGATCCGAATGAATTTGAAGATACCAAACTGGACTATTCGCCGGAAATCGTGGAAGCGTTTGAGCTGTTGTTGCAGGATGCGCCAATCCTGGACTATGTTGACGCAAAATGCGCTTGTAATACCATTGAGTGTTTGCTGAATGAGATGCTCAAGCACAATTTGGTGAACGAGCACTATATGAAGATGATCGCGGCTAAACGGGACATGATAGCCGCCGGATTGCAGAAGCTAGAATTAAACAGCAATCAGCATTCGATCGTAAAGTTCGTTTGTCGCGCGGAACCCCCGCTTGTTGGCATCCTTAAATCGTTGAATGCCGACTACAACAAGATGCAGGAAGCGATGCTGGGCGTATTGTGTCAGGTTTTGTCCG GCAACAGCTTCGAGTTGATCTTATCGGTCGCCACCATGGAAGGGAAGCTGAGAACGTTCGTCTCTGGACTAATAAAATGTAACGAAAATTCCAAACAAGTTCCCGGAGAGCTAGGCAAACCGGCTATGACGCGCGCCGCCTTGTTCGATGTGACTTTTCTGATGTTGACCTTCATAGTGCAACACTACGGCTCAGACGTGGTACTGATGGAGAATAGCGAATCTTTCTATGAAATTTGGGTTCGTGAGTGTATGATTgagaaaaacaaatcgaaatcggCCATGAGCATGGTAAAGCTCTGCGATCAGAGCAAGGTTGATGAGTTGATAGTAAGTTTGAACTCACCGGATGGACTGAAGGCGACCGCACTGAAATGGCAAGACATTTGCGCAAACATTCCCGGGTTGCTGTACCAGGTTTTGCTTGCTTGGGAAAACGAAACTCTGTCTACCGGGGAGATCAAAAAGTTTCTGGATAGTTTGAAATCTCGTTTCTGCTGCTTTTCGATTTGTGCCGCATCGTGGCTCTGTTCGTACATGCAAATCGTACGTCAGGATGAGCTTCTGAAGCCGATGAATATGGTGCAACAATTTTTGACAGCAGTCAATAGCGAGGACATGCTCCAACAAGAGAACTTCAAGGAAAGGTTAGTGTTGACTGTTCAGATAGTCCGTAAAATGCAACAGGACTTTCAGCGAATGCCGGGAAGCTCAAGCGTAAAAATTCGTACCTTGTTCCAATCGCCAAACTTGATCTCTCAGTCCCCTCTGGAGGAACAGTTCGAAGAGGTCTGGAAGCAAGTGGTTGAACGGGGATGGCTCCCTATAGACTCAACGCTTGTTCTGGATAATCTCCTACAGTCGTGCGGTCCATTTTGGTTGGTAGATAAATTGGTTCAACAGATCTACCATTGCAAGTACGTTAGG GACATGAACAAAACTATGGACATTGTTTTTGCAATAATGCATTTAGACATTGAACGGTGCACAATTGCATTACTGTCGCAGTTAGTTCCAATGATGCTTTTAAATAAACTACA AATTTCCGAAATCGTTGATCCTTTCTCTCGTGTACTGGCAAAACTCTGTGTCTACTGCATAACTGCAACCATGGAGGCTCCCGTGTCCCCAACCAAGAAACGTACTCGTACGGCAATGGCAGGTGATGGAGACGAATTGGATGCACTTTGTCCAACACCTAAGATGCGTAAAGTAGGATCAGAATCGTGTGATTCCAGTTCCAGTGATTTTATGCTGGAGAATGCGTTGGCTGCTAGGGATGGCCCTAGCACTTTGAAGGAGCCGTTGCAAGGTTGTCTTCAGGCGCTATTCAAAACGTTTTCACAGTACATTGTGTCGGATGAGTTGTCGCCGAAAATTTTCTTTATGTTCCAGTTTCTTTCGTTGATGGTCGAAATAGGAAAAGATCGGATTAAGCCTGTTTTGAAATTGATTCCAAATGGATTAATCCAAAACATGCAAAAGATTAATGCCACCGACGATATGACTGTTGGATTTATTCTGAG actgTACGACCTGAACACAGCTTCCGGTAGAACACTAGCAATGTCAGATTTGTGTTTATTCCGAAATATTCAAATGCGGAAAAATAGTATTAAACTGTAA